The Sorangiineae bacterium MSr11367 genome window below encodes:
- a CDS encoding LysR family transcriptional regulator: MLDLTRLRVLATVAEHGSVTTAAEVLHYAQPSVSHHLARLEEETGAKLVQRVGRGIRLTDAGRLLADRATEILGRLDAAEAELAAHVGLREGRVRLAAFPSALGTFVPAAAAILAEQHPRLQLTFLEAEPPEALQMLRTGNVDVAVVFQHDLAATTDEGEHGIRLTRLLTEPVYLVVPKGRRRGTDLAAYAKDRWIAGCERCRRHLLAQCALAGFTPQIAFTTDDYIAVQALVAAGLGVTTLPELALLSARHAGLVARALPGAERYVLAATYGQPPDPPATVALLDALAVSARRRGRPPARDR; this comes from the coding sequence ATGCTGGATTTGACGCGCCTGCGTGTGCTCGCCACCGTTGCCGAACACGGTTCCGTGACCACCGCGGCCGAGGTGCTTCACTATGCGCAGCCCTCGGTCAGCCATCACCTGGCCCGCCTCGAGGAAGAAACGGGGGCCAAGCTCGTGCAAAGGGTAGGGCGCGGCATCCGCTTGACCGATGCCGGCCGACTCCTCGCCGACCGGGCCACCGAGATCCTCGGCCGCCTCGACGCGGCGGAGGCGGAGCTCGCGGCGCACGTCGGCTTGCGCGAGGGCAGGGTGCGCCTCGCCGCATTTCCTTCGGCGCTGGGCACCTTCGTTCCGGCCGCCGCCGCCATCCTCGCGGAGCAGCATCCGCGCCTCCAGCTCACCTTTCTCGAAGCCGAGCCCCCGGAGGCTCTGCAAATGCTCCGCACCGGCAACGTCGACGTGGCCGTCGTGTTCCAGCACGATCTCGCCGCCACCACCGACGAGGGCGAGCACGGCATCCGCCTGACCCGCCTTCTCACGGAGCCCGTGTACCTCGTCGTGCCCAAGGGCCGCCGTCGCGGAACGGACCTCGCCGCGTACGCCAAGGATCGCTGGATCGCAGGCTGCGAGCGCTGCCGCCGCCACCTGCTCGCGCAGTGCGCGCTCGCGGGATTCACGCCGCAGATCGCGTTTACGACGGACGACTACATCGCCGTGCAAGCGCTCGTCGCCGCAGGCCTGGGCGTCACCACCTTGCCCGAGCTCGCACTTCTTTCCGCACGCCACGCGGGCCTGGTGGCGCGCGCACTCCCCGGTGCCGAGCGCTACGTGCTCGCGGCCACCTACGGGCAACCGCCCGATCCTCCCGCGACGGTCGCCCTGCTCGATGCCCTTGCGGTCTCCGCCCGTCGCCGAGGCCGCCCCCCCGCCCGCGACCGCTGA
- a CDS encoding histidine kinase gives MSVRSTVRETTRALLAPKRLVPVLLVAIPLVIAQGRFSDDPLAVSLAVVDCLAFILIAPLSWRVLVPDEAAPRRRILGLLAYAVLGIGVVVTLGVAAPALLSMRLTFLTTAPSLFVSVALFLVGGWGLGRDIGLEASLSRERARAAALAREAESAQLLALRAHFDPHFLFNTLNAIAEWCRDDGETAERAILQLSSMLRTILQGVRSPTWPLSKELELMKALFSLHLIRDPAAFSLTWDVDDAAAETNVPPMVLLPLAENAVKHGPAAGHRGEIAVRVRLDAGVVLFSLENPGAYRGARPGSEGLPIVERRLAVAYGNTVKLDMVPLGDRTRAQLRLPAKGPDAGVLV, from the coding sequence ATGTCCGTACGGTCCACGGTTCGGGAAACGACCCGCGCGCTTCTCGCGCCCAAGCGGCTCGTGCCCGTGCTTCTCGTGGCCATCCCCCTCGTCATTGCCCAAGGCCGCTTCAGCGACGATCCGCTGGCCGTCTCCCTGGCCGTCGTCGACTGCCTCGCGTTCATCCTCATCGCCCCGCTCTCGTGGCGCGTCCTCGTGCCCGACGAGGCGGCGCCACGACGGCGCATCCTGGGGCTCTTGGCCTACGCGGTCCTCGGCATCGGCGTCGTCGTCACCCTCGGCGTGGCCGCCCCGGCGCTGCTTTCCATGCGCCTCACCTTCTTGACGACGGCCCCGAGCCTCTTCGTCTCGGTGGCGCTCTTCCTCGTGGGCGGCTGGGGCCTCGGGCGCGACATCGGCCTCGAGGCCAGCCTCTCGCGCGAGCGCGCCCGTGCGGCGGCGCTTGCACGTGAAGCGGAGAGCGCCCAGCTCCTCGCCTTGCGCGCGCACTTCGACCCGCATTTTCTCTTCAACACGTTGAACGCGATTGCCGAATGGTGCCGCGACGACGGCGAGACCGCCGAGCGTGCTATTTTGCAATTGTCCTCGATGCTGCGCACCATCCTTCAAGGCGTCCGCTCCCCCACGTGGCCATTGTCGAAGGAGCTCGAGCTCATGAAGGCGCTTTTCTCGCTGCATTTGATCCGCGACCCGGCCGCGTTTTCGCTTACATGGGACGTCGACGACGCGGCCGCCGAAACCAACGTGCCGCCCATGGTCCTTCTCCCGCTGGCCGAAAACGCCGTCAAACACGGCCCCGCGGCCGGCCACCGCGGTGAGATCGCCGTGCGCGTTCGCCTCGACGCCGGGGTGGTGCTCTTCTCCCTGGAGAACCCCGGCGCATACCGCGGCGCGCGTCCCGGCAGCGAGGGCCTCCCCATCGTGGAGCGAAGGCTCGCCGTCGCCTACGGCAACACCGTGAAACTCGACATGGTCCCCCTGGGCGACCGCACGCGCGCCCAATTGCGACTTCCCGCGAAGGGCCCCGACGCCGGAGTGCTCGTATGA
- a CDS encoding response regulator translates to MTPLRVLIADDEEIARKRLTRLLKAIPDIELRGECADGIAVLKRVAEGDIDVMLLDIQMPGLTGLEAMALLPEDGPYTIFCTAYAEHAVAAFDVGAIDYLLKPIEGERLEKALQRARSREARERFHAELREQREQGQNALPRLAIPTQQGIVLVDPRDVSHALLEGELVTIYVGGQKYFTDFSLQTLSDKLARFPFERVHRKALLNLEHVVQLEPCPTGGYLAHTRTGATVEISRQSARALRKRLGLRRSTDDDP, encoded by the coding sequence ATGACACCGCTTCGCGTACTCATTGCCGACGACGAGGAAATCGCGCGCAAGCGCCTCACGCGCCTGCTCAAAGCCATCCCCGATATCGAACTTCGCGGTGAATGCGCCGACGGCATCGCCGTCCTCAAGCGCGTCGCGGAAGGCGATATCGACGTCATGCTCCTCGATATTCAAATGCCCGGTCTCACCGGCCTGGAGGCCATGGCCCTTCTGCCGGAGGATGGCCCATACACCATCTTTTGCACCGCATACGCGGAGCACGCCGTGGCCGCCTTCGACGTGGGCGCCATCGACTACCTCCTCAAGCCCATCGAGGGCGAGCGCTTGGAAAAAGCCCTGCAACGCGCACGCTCGCGCGAGGCCCGCGAGCGCTTCCACGCCGAACTTCGCGAACAACGTGAACAGGGCCAGAATGCCCTTCCACGATTGGCCATTCCCACGCAACAGGGCATCGTCCTCGTCGACCCGCGCGATGTGAGCCACGCGCTGCTCGAGGGGGAGCTCGTCACCATTTACGTCGGCGGCCAAAAGTACTTTACCGACTTCTCCCTGCAGACCCTCTCCGACAAACTCGCCCGCTTCCCCTTCGAACGCGTGCACCGCAAGGCCCTCCTCAACCTCGAGCACGTCGTCCAGCTCGAGCCGTGCCCCACCGGCGGCTACCTGGCCCACACCCGCACCGGCGCCACCGTCGAAATCTCGCGCCAATCCGCCCGCGCCCTCCGCAAACGCCTCGGCCTCCGCCGCTCGACCGACGACGACCCGTAA
- a CDS encoding B12-binding domain-containing radical SAM protein has translation MPDPMQNAPLLPPAPRGEPVPYTVLLINPFYAKDIHASFGKHVLTPSLALTSLAGATPAPWTVRFWDENLLQGAPPSDEVPQVVGITVHLTFAKRAYELAAWYRARGSIVVLGGLHALSCPDEVAEHCDAMAIGNGVPIWPKILSDIEHGKLERRYHAEYRNYASDPAPDRSVLPRWGFLTPASLIATQGCHNRCDFCYLATGDTRIKYQMRTAQQVADEFAATGAPYGVFVDNNLGSNRRYLRELCAALRPLNKIWSAAVTLDVSDDPSLVRDMALAGCTGVFIGFESLTDDNIRLAGKRSPRAEDYAARIQLFHANGIQVNGSFVLGFDQDRPDAFEKLANFIEEQRLECATFHILTPYPNTPLFVRMERQNRILHRDWSLYDTAHCVFRPKHMTPEQLEAGYEWIYQRLFSLRSIWARRPRQASAVLPYLGMALLYKRSNWLWKLLIRHRLTHVVWAPLVHATRLRHLRYRKRLEKEPSVPGPLVWPIRPSV, from the coding sequence ATGCCCGATCCGATGCAGAATGCACCCCTCTTGCCGCCCGCCCCGCGCGGCGAGCCGGTGCCGTACACGGTGCTCTTGATCAACCCTTTTTACGCGAAGGATATCCATGCCAGCTTCGGCAAACACGTGCTCACCCCGAGCCTTGCGCTCACCAGCTTGGCCGGAGCGACCCCTGCACCGTGGACGGTCCGCTTCTGGGACGAAAACCTCCTTCAAGGCGCGCCGCCATCCGACGAAGTCCCCCAGGTCGTCGGCATCACCGTCCATCTGACCTTTGCCAAGCGCGCGTACGAGCTTGCCGCCTGGTACCGCGCCCGCGGAAGCATCGTCGTCCTGGGCGGACTGCACGCGCTCTCGTGCCCCGACGAAGTGGCGGAGCACTGCGATGCCATGGCCATCGGCAACGGCGTGCCCATTTGGCCGAAAATTCTCTCGGACATCGAACACGGCAAACTCGAGCGCCGCTACCATGCCGAATACCGCAATTACGCATCCGACCCGGCGCCCGATCGCAGCGTCCTCCCGCGCTGGGGATTCCTCACCCCGGCGTCCCTCATTGCCACCCAGGGGTGCCACAATCGTTGCGACTTTTGCTATCTCGCCACCGGCGACACGCGCATCAAGTACCAAATGCGCACCGCGCAGCAAGTCGCCGACGAATTCGCGGCCACCGGCGCACCGTACGGCGTGTTCGTCGACAATAACCTTGGCTCCAACCGCCGCTACCTCCGCGAGCTCTGCGCCGCCTTGCGCCCATTGAACAAAATCTGGAGCGCTGCCGTCACCCTCGACGTGAGCGACGATCCTTCCCTCGTGCGCGACATGGCCCTCGCCGGCTGCACCGGCGTCTTCATCGGCTTCGAGAGCCTCACCGACGACAACATCCGCCTTGCCGGCAAACGCTCCCCGCGCGCCGAGGACTATGCGGCCCGCATCCAACTCTTTCACGCGAATGGCATTCAAGTGAACGGCAGCTTCGTCCTCGGCTTCGACCAGGACCGCCCCGACGCTTTCGAAAAGCTGGCCAACTTCATCGAGGAGCAGCGCCTCGAGTGTGCGACATTCCACATCCTCACGCCGTACCCTAATACGCCGCTGTTCGTGCGCATGGAGCGCCAGAATCGCATTTTGCACCGCGATTGGTCCCTCTACGATACCGCCCATTGCGTCTTTCGGCCGAAGCACATGACGCCCGAGCAACTCGAGGCGGGGTACGAATGGATCTACCAGCGCCTCTTTTCGCTGCGATCCATTTGGGCCCGGCGCCCGCGGCAGGCGTCGGCCGTGTTGCCATATCTCGGCATGGCCTTGCTTTACAAACGATCCAATTGGCTCTGGAAACTCCTCATTCGCCACCGCCTCACGCACGTCGTTTGGGCGCCGCTCGTCCATGCGACGCGCCTGCGCCACCTGCGCTATCGGAAGCGTTTGGAGAAGGAGCCGTCGGTCCCCGGCCCCCTCGTGTGGCCGATTCGGCCGAGCGTGTGA
- a CDS encoding serpin family protein: MRSRISLSSSMLLSTLALAASSVGCSNGDDNAAREPDQVKSELARDTAPSATSAEVAALTSANTDFAFDFYRTSAPKLAGQNLFFSPHSISAALAMTFAGARGTTAQEMTKALHFAQAPETLHSAMNAVDLALSSRGQGEKGADGEPFRLRVVNSNWANTGTPFEKPFLDTLARNYGAGMYVTDFEREPEPSRTLINQWTSRQTENRINDLIPKGEISTNTRMVLVNAVYFNAEWFAKFDANLTAKQDFTRADGTNQRADMMTRQTDFTYAETDSYQAVNLLYAGGETSMVVVLPKEGRWATFESEFDGSIYRNITSSLAPATVKVSLPKFKIAGESMSLKETLSNLGMPTPFTGNADFSGILDPSVYPLMLKDVLHKAFVNVDEVGTEAAAATAVIVDKVSAPREVKVFNANRPFFFFIRDIPTGALLFFGRMTDPQR; the protein is encoded by the coding sequence ATGCGCTCACGTATTTCACTTTCTTCGTCCATGCTTCTCTCCACGCTCGCTCTCGCCGCCTCGTCCGTGGGGTGCAGCAACGGCGACGACAACGCCGCTCGCGAGCCGGATCAGGTGAAATCCGAGCTCGCACGCGATACGGCGCCGTCGGCGACCTCCGCCGAAGTGGCCGCGCTCACGTCCGCCAATACCGATTTTGCATTCGATTTTTATCGTACGAGCGCACCCAAGCTCGCGGGTCAAAATCTCTTCTTCTCGCCGCACAGCATCTCGGCGGCGTTGGCCATGACCTTCGCCGGCGCCCGCGGAACGACCGCGCAGGAGATGACGAAAGCGCTCCACTTCGCCCAGGCGCCGGAGACCTTGCATTCGGCGATGAACGCCGTCGATCTCGCACTTTCTAGCCGCGGCCAAGGTGAAAAAGGGGCTGACGGAGAGCCGTTTCGCCTTCGGGTCGTCAATTCGAACTGGGCCAACACCGGCACACCGTTCGAGAAGCCATTCCTCGACACGCTCGCACGCAACTACGGCGCCGGGATGTACGTGACCGATTTCGAGCGCGAGCCGGAACCGTCACGCACCTTGATCAATCAATGGACGAGCCGCCAAACGGAAAATCGCATCAACGATCTCATTCCAAAGGGCGAAATTAGCACGAACACGCGGATGGTGCTCGTCAACGCCGTCTACTTCAATGCCGAGTGGTTCGCGAAGTTCGATGCAAACCTCACCGCCAAACAGGACTTCACCCGCGCCGATGGCACGAACCAACGTGCCGACATGATGACCCGGCAGACCGATTTCACGTACGCCGAGACGGACAGCTACCAGGCCGTGAACCTGCTGTATGCTGGTGGCGAGACCTCGATGGTGGTGGTGCTGCCGAAAGAAGGCCGCTGGGCGACCTTCGAATCCGAGTTCGATGGCTCCATCTACCGAAACATCACTTCGAGCCTCGCTCCGGCGACCGTCAAGGTATCGCTGCCGAAGTTCAAGATTGCCGGCGAGTCAATGAGCTTGAAGGAGACGCTCTCCAATCTCGGCATGCCCACGCCCTTCACCGGCAATGCCGATTTCTCCGGCATCCTCGACCCCAGCGTCTACCCGCTCATGCTGAAAGACGTACTCCACAAGGCGTTCGTCAATGTCGACGAGGTGGGTACGGAGGCGGCGGCCGCCACCGCCGTGATCGTGGACAAAGTCTCCGCGCCCCGCGAGGTGAAGGTCTTCAACGCGAACCGCCCCTTCTTCTTCTTCATCCGCGACATCCCCACGGGCGCGTTGCTCTTCTTCGGCCGCATGACCGATCCGCAGCGATGA
- a CDS encoding ATP-binding cassette domain-containing protein → MSADVIRVEHISKRFGPVTALRDINLYARKGEILGLIGDNGAGKSTLIKILTGFHRPDEGRMLWEGQPVELRSVTHARSLGIETVFQDLAMVNDLPVYLNLHLNKELVHKPFPFLRRKEMQRRAREALDAIGIHIPSVTTEVGNLSGGQRQAIAVARSVTSNAKLLLLDEPLAAMGAKEGGLILRLLTQLKERGDIAMILIAHNYSQVVDVCDRVNLLQHGAITFDKPCKETSVTELLDLVHAEYRFNGVRTASADWRKPDAKTA, encoded by the coding sequence ATGAGCGCCGACGTGATCCGGGTCGAACACATCAGCAAGCGCTTTGGCCCGGTGACGGCGCTGCGGGACATCAATCTGTATGCGCGCAAGGGCGAGATTTTGGGCCTCATCGGCGACAACGGCGCCGGGAAGTCGACGCTCATCAAGATCCTGACGGGCTTTCACCGCCCGGACGAGGGCCGGATGCTCTGGGAGGGGCAGCCGGTCGAACTCCGCTCGGTCACCCATGCGCGCTCGCTGGGCATCGAAACGGTGTTCCAAGATCTGGCGATGGTGAACGACCTTCCGGTGTACCTCAATTTGCATTTGAACAAGGAGCTCGTTCACAAGCCATTTCCGTTCTTGCGGCGCAAGGAAATGCAGCGGCGGGCGCGCGAGGCGCTGGATGCCATTGGCATTCACATTCCCTCGGTGACCACCGAGGTGGGGAATCTCTCGGGCGGGCAGCGTCAAGCCATTGCCGTGGCCCGCTCGGTGACGTCCAATGCCAAGCTGCTTCTCTTGGACGAGCCGCTCGCGGCCATGGGGGCCAAGGAGGGCGGGCTCATTCTGCGGTTGCTCACGCAGCTCAAAGAGCGGGGCGATATTGCGATGATCCTCATTGCGCACAACTACAGCCAGGTGGTCGACGTGTGCGATCGGGTCAACCTGCTGCAGCACGGCGCAATCACCTTCGACAAGCCGTGCAAGGAGACCTCCGTCACCGAGCTGCTCGATCTGGTGCACGCGGAGTATCGCTTCAACGGGGTGCGCACCGCATCGGCCGATTGGCGGAAACCCGACGCCAAGACGGCTTGA
- a CDS encoding ABC transporter permease, with protein sequence MQTSSARNPPAWAALSGLIQIKELSILLVTVAAGIYFTATSTGFNSADNYRTIAQYVAPWAIVASGQVMLLICGEIDLSAGFVFTLAPFVLTSFFKNGAPFAVALLGALLVAALIGAVNGWIRTRLNLPSFITTLGMAFLLQGSSLIISNGSPVPAPTVVDSGLVGIFGGGRWSEFLWALIIVATMQLVLSATRFGIHTQATGGNPVGAAESGILTNRVKVVNFALTSALSGFAGLLQGIRVGSFDPTNGGFNTMFFAVASAVIGGTALLGGSGTVVGALLGAMLLGIVYDGFNLTGVNANAFNVVLGIAILVAMLLNVYLTALRKRASSLRRTA encoded by the coding sequence TTGCAAACAAGTAGCGCGCGCAATCCCCCGGCGTGGGCCGCCCTATCGGGTCTCATCCAGATCAAGGAGCTGAGCATTCTCCTGGTCACGGTGGCGGCCGGCATCTATTTCACGGCGACCAGCACGGGGTTCAACAGCGCGGACAATTACCGCACGATTGCGCAATACGTGGCGCCATGGGCCATCGTGGCCAGCGGTCAGGTCATGCTGCTCATTTGCGGCGAAATCGACCTTTCCGCGGGCTTCGTGTTCACCTTGGCGCCGTTCGTGCTCACGTCGTTCTTCAAGAACGGAGCACCATTCGCGGTGGCGTTGCTCGGGGCGCTGCTGGTCGCGGCGCTCATTGGCGCGGTCAATGGGTGGATCCGCACGCGGCTCAATCTTCCGTCGTTCATCACGACCTTGGGGATGGCGTTTCTCCTCCAGGGGTCGTCACTCATCATCTCGAATGGGTCTCCGGTCCCCGCGCCCACGGTGGTGGACAGCGGCTTGGTCGGGATTTTCGGCGGCGGGCGCTGGTCGGAGTTTCTCTGGGCACTGATCATCGTGGCGACGATGCAGCTCGTGCTCTCGGCCACGCGCTTCGGCATTCACACGCAGGCCACGGGTGGAAACCCGGTGGGTGCGGCGGAATCGGGCATCCTCACGAACCGCGTGAAGGTCGTCAATTTTGCGCTGACCAGCGCACTTTCGGGTTTCGCGGGCCTCTTGCAAGGTATCCGCGTAGGTTCGTTCGATCCCACCAACGGCGGGTTCAACACCATGTTCTTCGCGGTGGCCTCTGCCGTCATTGGAGGCACCGCGTTGCTGGGTGGGTCGGGTACGGTGGTGGGGGCCTTGTTGGGCGCCATGCTCTTGGGCATCGTCTACGATGGGTTCAATCTAACGGGCGTAAACGCCAATGCCTTCAACGTGGTGCTCGGAATTGCGATTCTGGTGGCCATGTTGCTGAACGTTTACCTCACCGCGCTGCGCAAGCGCGCGAGCTCTCTGCGGAGGACGGCATGA
- a CDS encoding sugar ABC transporter substrate-binding protein, which produces MKEESLASRRTALKLLGAGGAGAWLAACKGAASENLANAQKTVGSFPSTPGWKFVFVNHVTTNSFFVPTRNGLADAAAMLGLPAPQWTGSQSGNVAEMVNAFDTAINSGAEGIAVALTDSNAFIEPTKKALAKGIPVIAYNATAPANFPLTYVGQDLYRSGFMMGQRIAQHVQSGTILVGISQPGGNNVQPRLDGILAALKQAAPQVNVQSVNTGAEQAGELNAMTAAFLGHPDAKGVYAVDAGSTAAIAQLVTSRGIQGKVHTGGFDLLADTIKGISNGALEFTIDQSAYLQGFLPVLYMYLYRLSGTLVTPPVTDTGLTFVTKDTVGPYASADSKFEGGSKQDLITMPSSIPLPPATLANK; this is translated from the coding sequence ATGAAAGAGGAAAGCCTTGCCTCGCGCAGGACAGCGCTGAAGCTATTGGGTGCGGGGGGCGCCGGCGCATGGCTGGCGGCCTGTAAGGGCGCGGCCAGCGAGAATCTGGCCAACGCGCAAAAGACGGTGGGGAGCTTCCCGAGCACCCCAGGGTGGAAGTTCGTATTCGTCAACCATGTCACCACGAACTCGTTCTTCGTCCCCACGCGCAATGGCCTGGCCGATGCCGCGGCCATGCTCGGCCTGCCCGCGCCGCAATGGACCGGCTCGCAATCGGGCAACGTGGCGGAGATGGTGAATGCGTTCGACACCGCCATCAATAGCGGTGCCGAGGGCATCGCCGTGGCGCTGACCGACAGCAACGCCTTCATCGAGCCGACCAAGAAGGCGCTGGCCAAGGGCATCCCGGTCATCGCCTACAATGCGACGGCGCCCGCCAATTTCCCGCTGACGTACGTGGGGCAGGACCTTTACCGGTCGGGCTTCATGATGGGCCAGCGCATTGCCCAGCACGTGCAATCGGGCACCATCCTCGTGGGCATTTCGCAGCCGGGCGGAAACAACGTGCAACCACGGCTCGACGGCATTCTGGCCGCACTCAAACAGGCCGCGCCCCAGGTCAACGTGCAATCGGTCAACACCGGCGCCGAGCAAGCGGGCGAGCTCAATGCCATGACCGCGGCCTTCCTGGGCCACCCGGACGCCAAGGGTGTCTATGCGGTGGACGCGGGAAGCACGGCGGCGATTGCGCAGCTGGTCACGTCGCGCGGCATTCAAGGCAAGGTGCACACGGGCGGGTTCGACCTTCTCGCGGACACCATCAAGGGCATCTCCAACGGGGCGCTCGAGTTCACCATCGATCAATCGGCGTACCTGCAGGGCTTTTTGCCCGTGCTCTACATGTACTTGTACCGATTGTCCGGGACCTTGGTCACGCCGCCGGTCACCGACACGGGGCTCACCTTCGTCACCAAGGACACCGTCGGGCCGTACGCATCGGCGGACAGCAAGTTCGAGGGGGGCTCCAAGCAGGACCTCATCACCATGCCGAGCTCCATTCCCTTGCCACCGGCGACCCTTGCAAACAAGTAG